Part of the Cyanobacteriota bacterium genome is shown below.
TTATTAAGTTCTAGTTCAATCGGTTCAAGTACCAATGACTCTATTGATTTATAAGCATTGAATTCTAGTCTTGCATTCTTCAATAACAATTTATTCAAGCTTAAAGACTCTAAAAGACTAGTTATTGGAATAGACTCACTGTCTTGGCTAGTTTTAGCGGTAACCGGTACCGTCGTTGACATTCCTTTGAGACCAACTTCTTTTTTAGCATTCTCTTCCAGTATTATCACAGCTCCATCAATCACTATCTCTTTAATTCTGAACTTGCGCTTGAATAAATCCTTGAGATAAAGCTCGACAACTACTTGCTTGATTTTCACAGCTTCTTCAATTCTCAAACCTTGAATCTTGATACTCGGTTCAAGCTTGAGTAATTTACTTAAACTCAACCTGAAAGAATCAAAGTCTATATCAAGCTTGCTTTGTTCTTGAATTATTTTTTTTGTTTGTGGAATAATTTGGTCTTTGATCTTGGTGTTAAAGAAGTAATAAGCAAGTATTAGCAGAATCAATAATAGAAGCGCTGTGATGCCTAGGAACTTGATGATTTTGCTCATTAGAATCAAGTTTACTATATTAAACCTGTTTCGAAACAAAGTTTCGATGCACAGGTCTAATGAAAAATAAGCTCAACATCAAGCCAAAAACCCATAAGCAAAAGAAAAACCCTTGCCAGCAAGATCACTAATTTTAGGCATTGTCATCTCTAAACTATTTTGGTTGTCTGTAATAAGAATCAGCTTATGATCCGCTGCTTTACGCAAATGAAAACCAGACGTAATCAAAGGACTAGCCTGCTGATATCTACTAAAACTATAATAATTGGCAAGGTAGAGAAGATCCTGCATAAAATCCTCAATCACACGCCTCTTACCCAGAGCATCATCAATATTCTTAAAACTTAAAACATGCTTTTTCAGATCCTCTTCATTATAAGCTGCAAGCATCTGCCCCTGGTAACTTATATAAAGATTCTGGTGCTGTTTATTCCGGATATTTGCACTAAGAGTCTCTAAAACAGCAGCAAGCTTATTGATTTGTTGCAATATGAATTGATCTCTGTCATCTCTATAAATATTGCCAAAATTAAAATTAGCAAGATCCAGAACATAGTCTTTGATCCTTGCTTGAGGAGCACCAAACTGTTTAACCACAGGCGTACCATCGCCTTGCCTAGCAGTTCTTTTCCAATCTATATTTTTTATAGAGTCACCATATACATAAAACCTATGATCAATCGGCTCAGAGCCCGAGTCTATTTTTAAAGATCCCATAAATTGTTGGTCTGAATTACCAGGTCTTAGCCTAAGCTCTTTTTCATGTATCTTTGGTCTTTGTCCCGCAGTCAGCTTATCGACTGCTGCCTTAATATCGCTCGGTAGACCCCCTCCCAAAAGCTTATAAACATCGATACTAGAATTAGCACCTAAATTAGCCAGCTCCTTTTTAAAGCCTACAAGCGGATTGAGTGAGCCTGCCTGCACTTCTGAGTTTTTAATTCTTGCAAGCAGCCCAGTTGAAGGTAAATCCGGCTCTGCTTCTAAGTATACAGATCTAGGTTCATCATACTTAAAATAATGGGGCCGCATCTCCATAGTTCAGTTTCGACAGATATTAATCAGAGATTGTTGATTTCAATAAGTGCCTTTGCTAAAGCTTTATCTTTGAGTGACCATTTTTTTAGGCTTGCAATACGTTGACTCATTACGCTAAGGGTCAGGTCTCCAGAATTCCAGAAACTATGTGTATGACCGCAATTTTTTAGACTGAATGCTGGGGGCGCTTTTTTAGGGTTAATAAATTTATAATGGCGCGCCCTGTAGGACTTGAACCCACGACATCAGGTGTTGGAGACCTGCGTTCTACCAACTGAACTAAGGACGCATATTT
Proteins encoded:
- a CDS encoding DUF58 domain-containing protein, yielding MEMRPHYFKYDEPRSVYLEAEPDLPSTGLLARIKNSEVQAGSLNPLVGFKKELANLGANSSIDVYKLLGGGLPSDIKAAVDKLTAGQRPKIHEKELRLRPGNSDQQFMGSLKIDSGSEPIDHRFYVYGDSIKNIDWKRTARQGDGTPVVKQFGAPQARIKDYVLDLANFNFGNIYRDDRDQFILQQINKLAAVLETLSANIRNKQHQNLYISYQGQMLAAYNEEDLKKHVLSFKNIDDALGKRRVIEDFMQDLLYLANYYSFSRYQQASPLITSGFHLRKAADHKLILITDNQNSLEMTMPKISDLAGKGFSFAYGFLA